The Heyndrickxia vini genome contains a region encoding:
- a CDS encoding PadR family transcriptional regulator, whose protein sequence is MNVQFKKGVLELCVLILISKKDQYGYELAQNISSKIEVAEGTLYPLLRRLTKDDLLTTYLLESNEGPPRKYYSITTKGLDYMFTLISEWRQFSEAVNQFITEGMNNGKK, encoded by the coding sequence TTGAACGTACAATTTAAAAAGGGTGTTTTAGAGCTATGTGTGTTAATTTTAATTTCAAAAAAGGACCAATACGGTTATGAACTTGCACAAAATATATCCAGCAAAATCGAAGTGGCGGAGGGAACGCTTTATCCGTTGCTTAGACGATTAACGAAGGATGACCTCTTAACTACCTATCTTCTAGAATCAAATGAAGGTCCACCAAGAAAATACTATTCCATTACAACTAAAGGTCTTGACTATATGTTTACGTTGATTAGCGAATGGCGGCAATTTTCGGAGGCAGTAAATCAATTTATAACGGAGGGGATGAACAATGGGAAGAAATGA
- a CDS encoding DEAD/DEAH box helicase, producing the protein MTSNWPFLSTLNPQLQEAWEVAGFEQPTSIQEQTAELIVQGKDIIAGSPTGTGKTLAYILPLLQKINVENKNIQQVIIAPSRELVMQILQEIQTWSKGSNIQAASFIGGANVKRQLEKLKKRPQIIVGTPGRIFELIKQKKVKMHEVKTIVLDEGDQLLTYEYMQTISGIIKSTLSDRQLLLFSATLQEYTIQTAQKLMKQAEIIQVTRSENEGKVEHIYIVCEEREKIEVLSKLSRIDSMQALVFLNDIGKLTVLAEKMKFKGHAVGELHSDLQKEARAKAISQLQTGKDSLLLTTEVAARGLDIANLPFVIHFNLPENVSQYTHRSGRTGRLGADSGTVISIVTPREERTLKQYCRELNVPVKQKYLYAGKIVDERK; encoded by the coding sequence ATGACTAGTAATTGGCCATTTTTATCGACATTAAATCCCCAACTTCAAGAGGCATGGGAAGTAGCCGGATTTGAACAACCGACTTCAATTCAAGAACAGACAGCAGAACTTATAGTGCAAGGAAAAGATATTATTGCCGGTTCTCCGACAGGAACAGGGAAAACGTTAGCGTATATCCTTCCTCTCCTTCAAAAAATCAATGTAGAAAATAAAAACATTCAACAAGTCATCATCGCTCCTTCGAGGGAATTGGTCATGCAAATCCTTCAGGAAATCCAAACATGGTCTAAAGGGAGTAATATTCAGGCAGCTTCCTTTATAGGCGGTGCGAATGTAAAGCGCCAGTTAGAAAAGTTAAAAAAACGACCACAAATTATTGTGGGAACACCGGGGCGAATTTTTGAATTAATTAAACAAAAAAAAGTGAAAATGCACGAAGTAAAAACAATTGTACTCGATGAGGGGGATCAACTTCTTACTTATGAGTATATGCAAACTATTTCTGGAATCATTAAATCAACGTTAAGTGATCGCCAACTTCTTTTATTCTCGGCAACGCTACAGGAATATACCATTCAAACTGCGCAAAAGCTGATGAAGCAAGCAGAAATTATTCAGGTAACCAGGTCTGAAAATGAAGGAAAAGTTGAACATATCTATATTGTTTGTGAAGAAAGAGAAAAAATTGAGGTATTGAGTAAATTGAGCCGAATAGATTCTATGCAGGCACTTGTATTTTTGAATGATATCGGAAAGCTGACAGTACTTGCGGAAAAGATGAAATTCAAAGGGCACGCAGTTGGTGAATTACACAGTGACTTGCAAAAAGAGGCAAGGGCAAAAGCGATTTCTCAATTGCAAACTGGGAAGGATTCATTATTATTAACGACAGAGGTAGCGGCAAGAGGTTTAGATATTGCAAATCTTCCTTTTGTGATCCATTTCAATTTACCAGAAAATGTTTCACAATATACGCATCGTTCAGGGAGAACCGGTCGACTAGGTGCGGATTCAGGTACTGTTATATCCATCGTAACACCTAGGGAAGAAAGAACATTAAAACAATATTGTCGTGAACTTAATGTACCAGTGAAACAAAAATATTTATATGCCGGAAAAATAGTGGATGAAAGAAAATGA
- a CDS encoding GNAT family N-acetyltransferase — protein MTIELQEVRLEEKSILENMLHFYLDDLSKYTNQLKANQLGIFEYDSIDLFFTKTNLIPYFIKYEGLVVGFLLFVKTIKNAQIDYCVNDIFIFTQYRERGFAGQAVKKLFSAYPGTYYVVQLEKNKKAIQFWRSLFTELHLECTEKPVIDSGERCWAQTFTIR, from the coding sequence ATGACTATTGAGTTACAAGAGGTTCGATTAGAAGAAAAAAGTATTTTAGAAAATATGCTTCATTTTTATCTTGATGACCTTTCTAAATATACAAATCAGCTTAAAGCAAATCAGCTAGGAATTTTTGAATATGATAGTATAGATCTTTTTTTCACAAAGACTAATTTAATCCCGTATTTTATCAAATATGAAGGTTTAGTAGTAGGATTTCTTTTATTCGTAAAAACAATTAAAAATGCACAAATCGATTATTGTGTAAATGATATATTTATTTTTACTCAATATCGAGAAAGAGGTTTTGCGGGACAAGCAGTCAAAAAATTATTTTCCGCTTATCCTGGTACCTATTATGTTGTTCAACTCGAAAAAAATAAAAAAGCGATACAGTTTTGGAGATCACTTTTTACCGAATTACATTTAGAATGTACAGAAAAACCTGTTATCGATAGTGGAGAAAGATGTTGGGCACAAACATTTACCATTCGCTAA
- a CDS encoding ATP-binding protein produces MEKLILHILIILLPVHINSIFLENRKAGQSPYILGLINGFCAFLTMSFSISALGLYWDLRYIPLVISFLYYGPIAGFIVLFIIFIERFMMGGDGVMIAFVSAIFAAIYPFFVRKKYSVGTKQKKIRIILTSGILIAIGQLVITYSFLHFHNDGHSDALHLFYVVLVYGVVQCFGIFASMLLHEKINEKRQMLLEIVRAEKLNTLGEMAASIAHEIRNPLTVVKGFLQLMQKQEKDNNYQYLSLILSELGRAELIINDYLNFAKPQFKKMENTRLGDLLINIVTLMESIALKNGVNLKFTVYSNPEILSDKNLLTQAFINLIKNAIEATPKKGEVIIHLNEDQDNIILKIADTGKGMSKEQLSQLGTLFYTTREKGTGIGTSVSIKIIEEMKGKVIFQSELGMGTEVTILFPRMR; encoded by the coding sequence ATGGAAAAATTGATTTTACACATCCTTATTATTCTTTTACCTGTCCATATAAATAGTATATTTTTGGAAAATAGAAAAGCGGGTCAGTCACCATACATATTAGGTTTAATTAATGGTTTTTGTGCTTTTTTAACGATGTCTTTTTCAATTTCAGCTTTAGGATTATATTGGGATTTGCGATATATTCCACTCGTTATTTCCTTTCTATATTACGGACCGATCGCGGGATTTATCGTATTATTCATCATATTTATTGAAAGATTTATGATGGGTGGGGATGGTGTAATGATTGCCTTCGTTAGCGCCATTTTCGCAGCCATTTATCCATTTTTTGTGAGGAAAAAATACAGTGTGGGAACAAAACAAAAGAAAATTCGTATTATACTAACTTCAGGTATTTTAATTGCTATTGGTCAATTAGTTATTACTTATAGTTTCTTGCATTTTCATAATGATGGACATTCTGATGCACTACACCTTTTCTATGTTGTTCTCGTTTATGGAGTTGTTCAATGTTTTGGAATTTTCGCCTCTATGTTATTACATGAGAAAATAAATGAGAAAAGGCAGATGTTATTGGAAATCGTTCGCGCCGAAAAGTTGAACACATTGGGAGAAATGGCAGCATCTATTGCACATGAAATTCGCAATCCTTTAACGGTTGTTAAAGGATTTCTTCAACTTATGCAAAAACAGGAAAAGGATAATAATTATCAATATTTATCCTTAATTTTAAGTGAATTAGGAAGAGCGGAATTGATCATTAACGATTATTTGAATTTTGCCAAACCCCAATTTAAAAAGATGGAAAATACCAGGCTTGGAGATTTGCTTATTAATATAGTGACATTAATGGAATCAATTGCCTTAAAAAATGGAGTTAATCTTAAATTTACAGTATATAGTAATCCTGAAATTCTTTCGGATAAAAACTTACTAACTCAAGCATTTATTAATTTAATAAAAAATGCTATTGAGGCCACCCCAAAAAAGGGTGAAGTTATCATTCATTTAAACGAGGATCAAGACAATATAATCTTAAAAATTGCAGATACCGGGAAAGGAATGTCGAAAGAACAACTGTCCCAACTAGGTACATTATTTTATACAACAAGGGAAAAGGGGACAGGTATTGGGACATCAGTATCCATAAAAATCATTGAAGAAATGAAAGGGAAGGTCATTTTTCAAAGTGAATTAGGGATGGGAACTGAAGTAACAATACTTTTCCCAAGAATGAGATGA